One Corvus moneduloides isolate bCorMon1 chromosome Z, bCorMon1.pri, whole genome shotgun sequence genomic window carries:
- the RUSC2 gene encoding iporin isoform X2: MDSPPKLTGETLIVHHIPLVHCQVPDRQCCSVSKRTNPFCQPELSITRTSALPDRDLSQTDSLVYSSFLQTSETSAEASDKKERKARDLIVPSVSKRHNPFLLSEGEDLTIFGDDLGQKSFHLHNSLVDGKPPFSLQDLALPPFHLHDSNHIVKSWNMASRSGVVDGQEDKLSSDNIQKRNNANRCHQASERMELDECSCHRGSSSNFSFDSGDQEWNQNTRESLRNQDALHRTCSCSSSEIQHCRCYSSSSQSEVIDQQMGYISDSSCNSSDGVLVNFSALYNKMNGQSQSNLNSANLSCDSSFCSHSDTGAFYLDLHSSPTESKMSCESHNPESSGKVCGCQHSSSPVLDANCNSYHLHCEPCTSESSDLTACFQSQARLVVATQNYYKLVTCDLSSQSSPSPAGSSITSCSEDQTKGSPAQPTEYYLFRRPDLRQEEGNVECSEEEPKGDSSQNMIEGQVYVNVSPPNLNTSRQRSRSYDQNLDRSPGSRLGSLERMVSCPVKLSESPAIPIQSSPPKRVTSFAELAKGRKKNSTSPPLRSSGDSSLEFSPIPETQRDCPTFLEERARRSQSLPPMPFIHGLNRSCEGFCLNPAFGDSQALCSTKDSLSSEKVPSGHGAGGGTDSKPVVRYSKDQRPTTLPIQPFVFQHHFSKPPKARALHSHFASSLSQLYSLSSNRSASQQISSSQSSALATSAERVAVAGSQAHGMLVTQRSADGAASRSDGCIKKPGPETTRPSPLGSYSPVRCNLPFFQSVDSSSSPTAERAEDSQPPRSRSCPISANLLPTRSSPAVSAMQPSKATKADTLRQKENPKLIPKKEAPLEPSPPLSEYRLHSGSLPPLLVGGLSMSRVGGHADSHWRSGSEASSSGPLSSMGIRPVNANHLSPQALKWREYRRRNPLGLDRVSGLPSLAGSLDRRQQEPRLNRGNPIFELPGALSTSHFHCKLNGQSMRQLQLTYNDFFPDYFSLAEKPPAEFCLSPDGNTESISIDLLQKKGLVKAINTAVDLIVAHFGTSRDPGVKAKLGNSSVSPNVGHLILKYLCPAVRDILSDGLKAYVLDMIIGQRRNIPWSVVEASTQLGPSTKLLHSLYSKISQYTELTNHTMRFNAFIFGLLNIRSLEFWFNHLYNHEDIILAHYQPVGFLCLSHSVCQPLFEELLLLLQPLSLLPFNLDLLFEHHLMQMGKEQQQQKELLRVKQDLLLSVHSTLQLMRTRGSSEDPDGCSTAPETCQGGARDGDISPGHSPQQAVSEKRIKGVGASCGEGDRQEEQSKMQESTWEGKKDKQAGWWYQLMQTSQIYIEGSAEGSKFIRSEKKKADLNPAPRSVETHKAPPPREGVVEGAEACPIAEGNVEERPKAASKPSPEAVEEPLEKPQQVVVGEEVKERSWPFWMGSPPDSVLTELKRSKEKETQQRVGAAAAAAPQEDSSTSASEGSQPIKWGHLFGSRKVQKEPRQPNRLPSGWLSLDKSVFQLVAQTVGASMWREAAPEPDPPHPEPPEAPAVAQPARGMSPHPTCEVKALCHHIATEAGQLSFNKGDILQVISKVDGDWLQCSLGSEKGLVPIMYVTHPEDEDY; encoded by the exons ATGGATAGTCCTCCCAAACTGACTGGTGAGACGCTGATTGTCCATCACATTCCCCTGGTGCATTGCCAGGTCCCCGATAGACAGTGCTGCTCCGTGAGCAAAAGGACCAACCCCTTCTGCCAGCCAGAGCTCAGCATTACTCGGACCTCTGCCCTTCCAGACAGAGACCTCTCACAGACTGACTCCTTGGTGTACAGCAGCTTTCTCCAGACCTCTGAAACCTCAGCAGAGGCCtcagacaaaaaagaaagaaaagcgAGGGATCTGATTGTCCCTAGTGTCAGTAAGAGACACAACCCTTTCCTGCTGAGTGAGGGTGAAGACCTCACCATTTTTGGGGATGACTTGGGTCAAAAATCTTTCCACCTTCACAACTCACTCGTCGATGGCAAACCTCCCTTCAGTCTGCAGGATCTGGCCTTGCCCCCTTTCCACCTCCACGACTCCAACCACATTGTGAAATCCTGGAATATGGCCAGCCGGTCTGGTGTGGTGGATGGGCAAGAGGACAAACTCAGCAGTGACAACATCCAGAAGAGGAACAACGCAAACAGGTGCCACCAGGCCTCAGAACGCATGGAGCTGGATGAATGCAGCTGCCATCGTGGCAGCTCCTCCAACTTCTCCTTTGACAGTGGTGACCAGGAGTGGAACCAGAACACGCGTGAATCACTGCGGAATCAGGAcgccctgcacaggacatgcAGTTGTTCCAGCTCGGAGATCCAGCACTGTCGCTGCTACAGTTCATCAAGTCAGTCTGAAGTGATTGACCAACAGATGGGCTACATCAGTGACTCTTCTTGCAACAGCTCTGATGGGGTCCTGGTGAACTTCAGTGCTCTCTACAACAAAATGAATGGCCAATCTCAATCCAACCTCAATTCAGCTAACCTGTCCTGTGACTCTTCCTTCTGCAGCCACTCAGACACAGGAGCTTTTTACCTGGATTTACATTCATCACCCACTGAATCCAAGATGTCTTGTGAGTCGCATAACCCAGAGAGTTCGGGGAAGGTATGTGGGTGTCAACACTCCTCCTCACCTGTCCTCGATGCTAACTGCAACTCCTACCACCTCCACTGTGAGCCTTGCACGTCAGAGAGCTCAGACCTCACTGCTTGCTTCCAGAGCCAAGCACGGCTTGTTGTGGCTACTCAGAATTACTATAAGTTAGTCACGTGTGACTTGTCTTCCCAGtcatcccccagccctgcgGGATCTTCCATAACTAGCTGCTCAGAAGACCAGACCAAGGgtagcccagcccagcccacagAATACTATCTCTTTAGAAGGCCCGACCTGAGACAAGAGGAAGGCAACGTAGAGTGCAGTGAAGAGGAGCCAAAGGGAGATTCCAGCCAGAACATGATTGAGGGTCAGGTCTATGTCAATGTATCACCACCGAACCTCAACACAAGCCGGCAGCGCTCCAGGAGCTATGATCAGAACCTGGACAGGAGTCCTGGCAGCAGGCTGGGCTCCTTGGAGCGCATGGTGAGCTGTCCAGTCAAGCTGAGTGAAAGTCCAGCAATACCCATCCAGAGCTCTCCCCCCAAGAGGGTGACATCGTTCGCTGAACTGGCTAAAGGACGGAAAAAGAACAGCACCTCCCCACCGCTCCGCTCTAGTGGTGATTCTTCCCTGGAGTTCTCTCCAATCCCTGAGACTCAGCGGGATTGCCCAACCTTCCTTGAAGAAAGAGCTCGGCGCAGCCAGAGTCTTCCACCCATGCCCTTCATCCACGGCCTGAACCGGAGCTGCGAGGGCTTCTGTTTGAATCCTGCTTTTGGGGACAGCCAGGCTTTGTGTTCCACCAAAGACTCGCTCTCCAGTGAGAAGGTCCCCAGTGGGCATGGGGCAG GTGGTGGCACAGACAGCAAGCCTGTAGTACGCTACAGCAAGGACCAGCGTCCCACAACGCTGCCCATCCAGCCCTTTGTTTTTCAGCACCATTTCAGCAAGCCACCCAAGGCACGTGCCCTGCACAGTCATTTTgcctccagcctttcccagctctaCAGCTTGTCCAGCAACCGGTCTGCCAGCCAGCAGATCTCCAGTTCCCAGTCCTCGGCCTTGGCCACCTCGGCAGAGCGGGTGGCGGTGGCGGGGAGCCAAGCCCATGGCATGCTCGTGACCCAGCGCTCAGCAGACGGAGCTGCCTCGCGCAGTGATGGGTGCATCAAGAAGCCTGGCCCCGAAACAACCCGTCCGTCCCCTCTGGGCAGTTACTCCCCCGTGCGGTGCAACTTGCCTTTCTTCCAAAGCGTGGACTCCTCTTCCTCGCCCACCGCAGAGAGAGCTGAAGACAGCCAGCCCCCCAGAAGCAGGTCCTGCCCCATCTCTGCCAACCTGCTTCCCACGAGGTCATCCCCTGCTGTCAGTGCCATGCAGCCCTCCAAAGCCACCAAAGCTGACACCCTGAGGCAAAAGGAGAACCCCAAGCTGATTCCCAAGAAGGAGGCCCCGCTGGAGCCAAGCCCACCACTCTCCGAGTACCGACTCCACAGTGGGTCCCTCCCGCCCCTCTTGGTGGGTGGCCTGTCCATGAGCAGAGTAGGAGGCCATGCAGATTCCCACTGGAGAAGTGGCAGTGAAGCCAGCAGCTCTGGTCCCCTGAGCAGCATGGGAATACGGCCTGTCAATG CGAACCACCTCTCCCCACAAGCGCTGAAGTGGCGGGAGTACAGGCGGAGGAACCCCTTGGGTCTGGACCGCGTTTCGGGGCTGCCCAGCTTAGCAGGCAGCCTGGACAGGAGGCAGCAAGAGCCTCGGCTGAACCGGGGCAACCCCATCTTTGAGCTGCCTGGCGCTCTCAGCACCAGCCATTTCCACTGCAAGCTGAATG GACAGTCTATGAGGCAACTCCAGCTTACCTACAATGACTTTTTCCCTGACTACTTCTCGCTAGCAGAGAAACCTCCTGCTGAGTTCTGCCTCTCCCCAGATGGCAACACAGAGTCCATCTCCATCGACTTGCTGCAGAAGAAGG GTCTGGTGAAGGCTATCAACACTGCTGTTGACCTGATTGTGGCTCACTTTGGAACCagcagggatccaggggtgAAG GCCAAACTTGGGAACAGCTCTGTGAGCCCTAATGTGGGGCATCTCATCCTGAAATACCTGTGCCCAGCTGTCCGGGACATTCTGAGTGATGGGCTCAAGGCTTACGTCCTGGACATGATCATCGGCCAGAGGAGGAACATCCCCTGGAGCGTGGTGGAGGCATCCACCCAGCTAG GCCCCTCTACAAAGTTGCTGCACAGCCTCTACAGTAAGATCAGCCAGTACACAGAGCTCACCAACCACACCATGAGGTTCAACGCGTTCATCTTCGGCCTCCTCAA caTCCGGTCCCTGGAGTTCTGGTTCAACCACCTCTACAACCATGAAG ACATCATCCTGGCACACTACCAGCCAGTGGGCTTCTTGTGCCTGTCTCACAGCGTGTGCCAGCCTCTTTTCGAGGaactcctgctcctgcttcagcctctctccctgctgcctttcaACCTGGACCTCCTCTTTGAGCACCACCTAATGCAGATgggcaaagagcagcagcagcaaaaggagcTGCTGCGTGTGAAGCAGGACCTGCTGCTTTCCGTGCACTCCACCCTGCAGCTGATGCGGACCCGGGGCAGCAGCGAGGATCCCGAcggctgcagcactgctcctgAAACGTGCCAAGGGGGTGCCAGAGATGGTGACATCTCACCAGGGCACAGCCCACAGCAAGCTGTGAGTGAGAAGAGGATCAAGGGAGTGGGGGCCTCCTGCGGAGAAGGTGACAGGCAGGAAGAGCAGAGTAAGATGCAAGAGAGCACatgggaggggaagaaggacAAACAGGCAGGCTGGTGGTACCAGCTCATGCAGACCTCTCAGATTTACATTGAGGGCTCAGCCGAAGGCTCAAAGTTCATCCGCTCTGAGAAGAAGAAGGCGGATTTGAACCCTGCGCCCAGGTCAGTGGAGACCCACAAGGCACCACCTCCCCGAGAAGGGGTGGTGGAGGGTGCAGAGGCTTGTCCCATTGCAGAGGGCAACGTGGAGGAGAGGCCCAAGGCAGCCAGCAAGCCAAGTCCTGAAGCCGTGGAAGAGCCCTTGGAAAAGCCCCAGCAGGTAGTGGTCGGCGAAGAGGTGAAAGAACGGAGCTGGCCCTTCTGGATGGGCAGCCCCCCAGACTCTGTGCTTACCGAGCTGAAGCGcagcaaggagaaggaaactCAGCAAagagtgggagcagcagcagcagcagccccccaAGAGGACAGCAGCACCAGTGCATCAGAGGGCAGCCAGCCCATCAAGTGGGGACACTTGTTTGGGTCCAGGAAGGTACAAAAAGAGCCCAGGCAACCAAACAG GCTGCCCTCTGGCTGGCTGAGCTTGGACAAGTCCGTGTTCCAGCTGGTGGCCCAGACAGTTGGGGCTAGCATGTGGCGTGaagcagccccagagccagaCCCTCCCCATCCAGAACCACCTGAGGCACCCGCTGTGGCACAACCAGCCCGGGGGATGTCTCCTCACCCTACCTG TGAGGTGAAAGCTCTTTGCCATCACATTGCCACTGAGGCAGGACAACTGAGCTTCAACAAAGGGGATATTCTGCAGGTCATCTCCAAGGTGGATGGTGACTGGCTGCAGTGCAGCCTTGGCTCTGAGAAGGGACTGGTGCCCATCATGTACGTCACCCACCCTGAGGACGAGGACTATTGA